A stretch of DNA from Desulfosarcina ovata subsp. ovata:
GACCGCTTTAAGCGGTCCGATGGCTTCCACCGTAATGAACGATTGGAAAAATTCCTTCTCCGCCTCAAGGTTGAAGCCGATCAATACCGGTTTGGGCTGTCTTTCGGTCTGGTAATAATAGATGTACAGGGAGACTTCATCGCCAATGGTTTTCTGGGCAAGGGTCTCCATCACCACCACCGGGACCAGGATCTCGTACCCCACATGGTTTACCAGAAGCAGAATCCGGTCCGGCTCCTTTTTCATCAACCGGCCCTCAAGATATCCAATCATGTTTTTTTATCCAGCAGTCCGCCAACAACAAAAAGGTTATCGTGCATGGTGCCGGAACAGCCCGATCAACGCCAGTCCCAGCGCGTCCGATGCATGAAACGGTCGAATGGGGGCAGCCATGCCCAAGGTATGCCGAACGGCCCGTTCCAACTGCGCTTTGGAAGCATTTCCGTTTCCCGTGAGGATCTGCTTGGCCTGACGCACCGGCACTTCGGCGAGTTCAACCCCGGACTGAGTTCCGGCCAGCAAAATGACCCCGCACACTTTGCCCAGAACTATGCCCGACTTGGGAAATTTTTCAAGGGAAAAGACATCCTCGACCACCATGAGATCAGGTGTTTCCTCATCCAACACCTGACGAATCCGGTTGTAGATCGACTCCAGACGGCAGGCCATGATCTCTGTTTTGGCAGTCGAAATACTCCCGTAGGCATAACTGTTGACCGTCAGACCGCGACCCTGCACAATACCGATGCCCGTATCGGCCAGTCCCGGATCAATGCCGATCACCTTGATCATGGACAATTATCGGTCCCGGCCTACAGCATCCGGGTTGTTCAAAAAATTACCAATGGCCTCGGTGGGTTGGGGGTCGTTCACATCGATTCCAGTTTTTGTTTGGCCGCGGCGGCTTCACTGGTCCCCGGATGCTTGGCAATCAGTTCCTTGAGGATCAGGCGCGCATTATTGGTTTCGCCGATGTTCGCAAAGGCGAGGGCCTGCTTGAGCAGCGCTGCGGGAAGCTTATTCCCGGAAGGATAATTCTCGATCACTTTCTGGTATTCAAGAATCGCTTTCTCGTACCACTTTTCGTGATAGTAGCTCTCCGCGATCCAGAACTGGGCGTTATCGGCGTTCGTGGAGTTGGGGAAATCGGCAATCAGTTTTTCGAATCCACTGCGGGCAGCGTCCATATTTCCCTCGTCAAACGCTTTTTTTGCCGTCGCATACAGTGCGGTGTCGGTTTGCGATTCGCCGCCGGCGGCGGGTTCGACCGGTTTATTCACAGGAGTTGCGGCAGGCGCCGGTGCTGGCGTTTGGCCCGCCTTCTTTTTGGAAGACTGCTCCAATATGGTCAACCGTTTCTGCATCGCTGCCAGATCGGTGGCCATGCGATCCAATCTGGACTGACCGCTGGACTGGTGGCTCTCCACCCCCTGCAGCTTCTGTTTGAGCAGATATTCCATCTCGTCCAGCCGGCCGGACAGCAGCTGCCGCTGATCCTGATAGGCCTGCAACTGGGCTGCCAGTTCGGCGTACTGGCTCCGCAGCGCCATGGCGTCATCCGCTTGATTCTGATCCAGG
This window harbors:
- a CDS encoding crossover junction endodeoxyribonuclease RuvC, with amino-acid sequence MIKVIGIDPGLADTGIGIVQGRGLTVNSYAYGSISTAKTEIMACRLESIYNRIRQVLDEETPDLMVVEDVFSLEKFPKSGIVLGKVCGVILLAGTQSGVELAEVPVRQAKQILTGNGNASKAQLERAVRHTLGMAAPIRPFHASDALGLALIGLFRHHAR
- the ybgF gene encoding tol-pal system protein YbgF, whose product is MQTKKWWIGLVAAGFLCSCALQEDVYTLDHRVAALERHSLELENRNRALQKQAEALLAAKAETSSLDQNQADDAMALRSQYAELAAQLQAYQDQRQLLSGRLDEMEYLLKQKLQGVESHQSSGQSRLDRMATDLAAMQKRLTILEQSSKKKAGQTPAPAPAATPVNKPVEPAAGGESQTDTALYATAKKAFDEGNMDAARSGFEKLIADFPNSTNADNAQFWIAESYYHEKWYEKAILEYQKVIENYPSGNKLPAALLKQALAFANIGETNNARLILKELIAKHPGTSEAAAAKQKLESM